In Desulfovibrio sp. UIB00, the following are encoded in one genomic region:
- a CDS encoding L-threonylcarbamoyladenylate synthase — MSSHVSLNMADGASECGSGPDAGMELAAAALFLRNGGVLVFPTETFYGLGCLAANAEAVARVYQLKHRPVHKPLPLLAAHAAQVDAVAELAAMPKGLLAFWPGPLTVLLPARSCLPPALVNGQGLAAVRVTPHPLAAQLAEQAGGALTASSANLSGGASVCSPDELDPALLEALRRMAHGKPCPAGCAAQAIKADVSLPLALGGPLPAGGLPSTVVEPLSGGDGGAGRLRIVRAGAVSAAALEAAGFALE; from the coding sequence ATGTCTTCTCATGTTTCGTTAAATATGGCGGATGGCGCGTCTGAATGCGGTAGCGGCCCGGATGCCGGAATGGAGCTTGCGGCTGCGGCGCTTTTTTTGCGTAACGGCGGCGTGCTCGTGTTTCCAACAGAGACGTTCTACGGGCTGGGCTGCCTTGCCGCCAATGCGGAAGCCGTGGCAAGGGTGTATCAGTTGAAGCATCGGCCCGTCCACAAGCCCTTGCCCCTGCTGGCGGCGCATGCGGCGCAGGTGGACGCAGTGGCGGAACTTGCCGCCATGCCCAAGGGGCTTTTGGCCTTCTGGCCCGGCCCGCTCACGGTTTTGCTGCCCGCGCGTTCCTGTCTGCCCCCGGCGCTGGTCAACGGGCAAGGCCTTGCGGCGGTGCGCGTGACACCCCATCCACTGGCTGCGCAACTGGCGGAGCAGGCCGGCGGCGCGCTTACGGCAAGCAGCGCCAACCTCAGCGGCGGTGCGTCCGTATGCTCCCCAGACGAACTTGATCCGGCCCTGCTGGAAGCCTTGCGCCGCATGGCGCATGGCAAGCCCTGCCCTGCGGGGTGCGCGGCGCAGGCTATAAAAGCAGACGTTTCCCTGCCTTTGGCGCTTGGCGGGCCGCTGCCTGCTGGCGGCTTGCCGTCCACCGTGGTGGAGCCTCTGAGCGGCGGGGATGGAGGGGCAGGGCGGCTGCGGATAGTGCGGGCCGGTGCTGTGAGCGCCGCAGCCCTTGAAGCTGCGGGTTTTGCTCTGGAGTGA
- a CDS encoding class I SAM-dependent methyltransferase, which yields MNTDKGTAFNGLVSGQSYDIFARLFGLNASFYEAAVKGLALGPGMSALDLGCGTGSLTFALAAQSSPQCRIHGLDLAENQIARAQYRQKDYPNNIHFSVASMDEACFPDGTFSIIMTAMALHEANPQARRTAIANAARMLAPDGIFLLVDIARPRLRGLGLLLYPFVMTSPKHKDALTEAYAEICAAHGLSRREDGYLNSLVRRQVFVKNAASAA from the coding sequence ATGAACACTGACAAGGGTACTGCTTTTAACGGTCTTGTTTCTGGACAGAGCTACGATATTTTTGCCCGATTGTTCGGGCTGAATGCGTCTTTTTATGAGGCGGCGGTCAAGGGTTTGGCGCTTGGCCCGGGAATGTCGGCTCTGGATCTTGGCTGCGGCACAGGTTCCCTGACTTTTGCGCTTGCCGCGCAATCCTCGCCCCAATGCCGCATCCATGGCCTTGACCTTGCCGAAAACCAGATCGCCCGCGCACAATATCGCCAGAAAGATTATCCCAACAACATTCATTTCAGCGTAGCGTCCATGGACGAAGCGTGCTTTCCTGACGGCACGTTCAGCATCATCATGACCGCCATGGCGCTGCATGAGGCAAATCCCCAAGCGCGGCGCACTGCCATTGCCAATGCCGCGCGAATGCTTGCCCCTGATGGCATTTTTCTGCTGGTGGATATCGCCCGCCCACGGCTGCGGGGCCTGGGCCTCTTGCTCTATCCCTTTGTCATGACTTCGCCAAAACATAAGGACGCCCTGACTGAAGCTTATGCTGAAATCTGCGCCGCGCACGGCCTGTCCCGGCGTGAAGACGGGTATTTGAATTCTCTTGTGCGCAGACAGGTTTTTGTAAAAAACGCGGCCTCCGCCGCGTAG
- a CDS encoding 23S rRNA (pseudouridine(1915)-N(3))-methyltransferase RlmH, which translates to MTGKPLKYISVGKLKTPFWKDAAAHYTTRITRWRKLDITEVRDGDSALPQDQRNALEGRRIIEALDPQDIALVLDERGQHLTSPQLADMLRQMDHEARGRACFIVGGAWGLDEAVRQRASRCISLSHMTLPHELARVVLLEQLYRAECILRKVPYHH; encoded by the coding sequence ATGACTGGCAAACCCTTGAAATACATAAGTGTGGGCAAACTGAAAACGCCGTTCTGGAAGGATGCCGCAGCCCACTACACCACGCGCATCACTCGCTGGCGCAAGCTGGACATAACCGAAGTGCGCGACGGCGATTCCGCCCTGCCGCAGGATCAGCGCAACGCCCTTGAAGGACGCCGCATCATTGAGGCCCTCGACCCGCAGGACATCGCGCTCGTTCTTGACGAACGCGGCCAGCACCTCACCTCGCCCCAACTGGCAGATATGCTGCGCCAGATGGATCACGAGGCACGAGGCAGAGCCTGCTTTATCGTGGGTGGCGCATGGGGGCTGGATGAAGCTGTGCGTCAGCGCGCCAGCCGCTGCATCAGCCTTTCGCACATGACCCTGCCGCACGAGCTGGCCCGCGTGGTGCTGCTTGAGCAGCTTTACCGGGCTGAATGCATATTGCGCAAGGTTCCGTACCACCACTAG
- a CDS encoding STT3 domain-containing protein — protein sequence MNRTMILTENAMHPAAHASASTAPAGNDADETRRTGQPHPESETLPAAEPACTEQHAPSHPTHGGALLPTGGAGLHNGKRSLPSARYWARGLFWGLVTLALAFALRMLEWPCWQNPEYRLGNEWLLATHDAYTWVAGAEDFGLAVGHPMAVMLKAMSDLVGTSPAAVAFWFPALLASFVAVIAFAWVWALGSIEAGVAAGILTSIAPGFLARTLLGFYDTDLVTLFFPLLMTLAPASWAMRYMLLPGMVLRRLSMTSGVMNLRRLFSRNQPEGHWTPRLKQAEHMGNPLRWQWVVLLGCSGVVSWWTQEWHSVFPYLIRYNVALLAFMSMVMAPRGRRALLLLGSMAYALPTLAGPWGLSFSLLLLAAGTRTGYRLRRLLCRPWLLALLLAGVGFLMLQGEILTSIVNHINAYVKHTGDVKSTGGGLSLEYPSVAQSIIEVQDLGIIEIFPYFHPWMEAAVLGLLGFALVVIRRPGALFLLPLAGLGILSVKMGGRMVMFGAPIMAIGLTLPLYWLLQRLLRVDLRGAVAGILTSGVLLALLVAPFADMIPAMSQGPIINRRHAEALSRAKAMTPPDAMLWLWWDWGYAANHFAQRQTIADGAQHAGPSLYLPAAVFATDNPRFARQIIRYTAQCGNEPGNVFEGLDGEAAQALMDRLRSPETPLIENKGRLYVVVSFEMLRLGFWISNFGNWNFVTRTGEGGALSIVPQALAYKLDSGEVRLEGNSSAIYASSISVFEETGVTRRNYIQDWFDAHPSATPEEQHEFLSKRRNINFLFNRVTDEKLAMDAGLYNSLMVQLLVGDPQDPRVSPYFKLVYDNVFARIYEVL from the coding sequence ATGAACAGGACCATGATCCTTACGGAGAACGCCATGCACCCCGCAGCACATGCCTCTGCCAGCACCGCGCCTGCCGGAAACGATGCAGACGAAACCCGGCGCACCGGGCAGCCGCACCCCGAATCGGAAACGCTGCCTGCTGCGGAACCAGCTTGTACGGAGCAGCACGCCCCCTCCCATCCTACACATGGGGGAGCCCTGTTGCCCACTGGCGGCGCAGGGCTGCACAACGGCAAACGTTCGCTGCCTTCTGCGCGTTATTGGGCGCGGGGGCTGTTCTGGGGGCTGGTGACGCTTGCCCTTGCCTTTGCCCTGCGCATGCTGGAATGGCCCTGCTGGCAAAATCCGGAATACCGCCTTGGCAACGAGTGGCTTCTGGCCACGCACGATGCCTATACATGGGTGGCCGGGGCGGAAGATTTCGGCCTTGCCGTAGGGCATCCCATGGCTGTGATGCTCAAGGCCATGTCCGACCTCGTAGGCACTTCCCCCGCTGCCGTGGCCTTCTGGTTCCCTGCATTGCTGGCAAGCTTTGTGGCTGTTATCGCCTTTGCCTGGGTGTGGGCGCTGGGCAGCATTGAAGCTGGCGTTGCCGCAGGCATACTCACGTCCATTGCGCCGGGCTTTCTGGCCCGCACCCTGCTGGGATTTTACGATACCGACCTCGTAACCCTGTTCTTCCCCCTGCTCATGACCCTTGCCCCGGCCAGTTGGGCCATGCGCTATATGCTGCTGCCGGGCATGGTGCTGCGCCGCCTTTCCATGACTTCCGGCGTGATGAATCTGCGCCGCCTTTTTTCCCGCAATCAGCCCGAGGGCCACTGGACGCCGCGCCTCAAACAGGCGGAGCACATGGGCAATCCCCTGCGCTGGCAATGGGTTGTGCTGCTTGGCTGTTCCGGCGTCGTTTCGTGGTGGACGCAGGAATGGCATTCTGTTTTTCCGTACCTGATCCGCTACAATGTGGCCTTGTTGGCCTTTATGAGCATGGTGATGGCCCCGCGCGGGCGGCGCGCCCTGCTGCTTCTGGGCAGCATGGCCTACGCCCTGCCTACGCTGGCGGGGCCGTGGGGCCTCAGTTTCAGTTTATTGCTGCTGGCTGCGGGCACAAGGACAGGCTACCGCCTGCGCCGTCTGCTGTGCCGCCCCTGGCTGCTGGCTCTTCTGCTGGCGGGCGTGGGCTTTTTGATGCTTCAGGGCGAAATTCTTACGTCCATTGTGAACCACATCAATGCCTATGTGAAACATACGGGCGATGTGAAAAGCACCGGCGGCGGGCTTTCGCTGGAATATCCCTCGGTGGCGCAGTCCATTATTGAAGTGCAGGATTTGGGCATCATCGAGATTTTTCCCTACTTCCATCCCTGGATGGAAGCTGCGGTGCTTGGCCTGCTGGGTTTTGCCCTGGTGGTCATACGCAGGCCGGGCGCGCTCTTTTTGCTGCCGCTGGCAGGGCTGGGCATCCTGAGCGTCAAGATGGGGGGGCGCATGGTCATGTTTGGCGCGCCCATCATGGCCATTGGCCTGACCTTGCCCTTGTACTGGCTGCTGCAAAGGCTGCTGCGCGTGGATCTGCGCGGCGCTGTGGCGGGCATCCTGACCAGCGGCGTGCTGTTGGCTCTGCTGGTAGCGCCCTTTGCAGATATGATCCCCGCCATGTCGCAGGGGCCAATCATCAACCGCCGTCATGCAGAAGCCCTCTCTCGCGCCAAGGCCATGACCCCGCCCGACGCCATGCTCTGGCTGTGGTGGGATTGGGGCTATGCCGCCAACCACTTTGCCCAGCGGCAGACCATCGCTGATGGCGCGCAGCATGCAGGGCCGTCCCTCTATCTGCCCGCAGCTGTTTTTGCCACAGACAATCCGCGTTTTGCGCGCCAGATCATCCGCTACACGGCCCAGTGCGGCAACGAGCCGGGCAACGTGTTTGAAGGTCTGGATGGTGAAGCCGCGCAGGCTCTCATGGACAGGCTGCGCTCGCCCGAAACCCCGCTCATTGAAAACAAGGGGCGGCTCTATGTGGTGGTGAGCTTTGAAATGCTGCGGCTTGGCTTCTGGATAAGCAACTTCGGCAACTGGAATTTTGTTACCCGTACTGGCGAAGGCGGGGCGCTTTCCATCGTGCCGCAGGCCCTTGCCTACAAGCTCGATTCGGGCGAGGTGCGGCTTGAGGGCAACAGCAGCGCCATTTATGCCTCGTCCATCAGCGTGTTTGAAGAGACCGGCGTGACGCGCCGCAACTATATACAGGACTGGTTTGACGCGCACCCCTCGGCAACGCCCGAGGAGCAGCACGAATTTCTTTCCAAGCGCCGCAACATCAACTTTCTTTTCAACCGCGTAACGGACGAAAAGCTTGCCATGGATGCGGGCTTGTACAATTCGCTAATGGTGCAGCTTTTGGTGGGCGACCCGCAAGATCCGCGCGTTTCGCCCTATTTCAAGCTGGTGTACGACAACGTGTTTGCCAGGATTTACGAAGTTCTGTAG